In the genome of Luteibacter yeojuensis, one region contains:
- the fliG gene encoding flagellar motor switch protein FliG, whose product MAAEQKEALTGAQKAAILLLTLGEEDAASILKHLGARDVQAVGTAMAALKNVSKEQVDQVLTKLQEDVGQHTAIGVGTEEYIRRILVNALGENKAGGLIDRILLGRSSKGLESLKWMESRAIAEMIGQEHPQIIALVLAHLEADQAAEVIGYMPARTRSDVVMRIATLDGVQPHALNELDEIMERQFSGNSTKLKSATVGGLKAAADILNAMETSREAELMASIRGIDSGLGERIEELMFVFDDLADLDDRSMQTLLREVPSARLITALKGAESAIREKIFSNMSKRAADMLRDDLEVKGPVRLSEVDAAQKEVLATARRLADAGQINLAGGGEEFV is encoded by the coding sequence ATGGCAGCTGAGCAGAAAGAGGCCCTCACGGGCGCACAGAAGGCGGCGATCCTCCTCCTCACCCTGGGTGAAGAAGACGCGGCGTCCATCCTCAAGCACCTCGGCGCACGCGACGTGCAGGCCGTGGGCACGGCGATGGCCGCGCTGAAGAACGTCAGCAAGGAGCAGGTCGACCAGGTGCTCACCAAGCTCCAGGAAGACGTGGGCCAGCACACCGCCATCGGCGTCGGCACCGAGGAATACATCCGCCGCATCCTCGTCAACGCGCTGGGTGAGAACAAGGCCGGCGGCCTCATCGACCGCATCCTCCTGGGCCGCAGCAGCAAGGGCCTGGAATCGCTGAAGTGGATGGAGAGCCGCGCCATCGCCGAAATGATCGGCCAGGAACACCCGCAGATCATCGCGCTGGTGCTCGCCCACCTCGAGGCCGACCAGGCCGCGGAAGTCATCGGCTATATGCCGGCGCGCACGCGCAGCGACGTGGTGATGCGTATCGCCACGCTCGACGGCGTGCAGCCGCATGCGCTGAACGAGCTGGACGAGATCATGGAACGCCAGTTCTCCGGCAACTCCACCAAGCTGAAGTCGGCCACGGTCGGCGGGCTCAAGGCCGCGGCGGACATCCTCAACGCGATGGAAACCTCCCGCGAGGCCGAGCTGATGGCCTCGATCCGCGGTATCGACTCCGGCCTCGGCGAGCGCATCGAGGAACTGATGTTCGTCTTCGACGACCTGGCCGACCTCGACGACCGCAGCATGCAGACATTGCTGCGCGAAGTGCCGTCGGCGCGTCTCATCACCGCGCTCAAGGGTGCGGAAAGCGCCATCCGCGAGAAGATTTTCTCGAACATGTCCAAGCGTGCCGCCGACATGCTGCGCGACGACCTCGAGGTCAAGGGACCGGTCCGTCTCTCCGAGGTG
- the fliF gene encoding flagellar basal-body MS-ring/collar protein FliF, translated as MADNGVATTDSNAASRMHSLKSLAQTPAARQLFMLAGIAGAVAIGIAAVMWSRAPNYGLLYGGLEQKDAAAVTQALQASNTQYTLSADGSSIFVPAADVAGIRLKLAGQGLPQGSAASSMPQTDSPFGMSDMAERTRYQSMLENDLSNTIAGLQSVRAARVHLALPKPSAFIRDNKPASASVVVTLYPGRQLDQGQVAAIVHLIAASVPGLDTRQVSVIDQTGNLLTVSDPDSAQAIGDSRLRLSNRIEATYTQRVEDLLTPLVGAGKVRAQVFADLDFSQTEKASETFNHDNPALRSEQTSSDTRTEPANNGGVPGALSNQPPNTGANATAANPAAGGKPGAQASATQTAQQTPTQKTESATRNYELDRTVSHVTDPAGKVARLSVAVVVDNKQVPDKDGKFKSVPFTQEELSRLTELTKNAVGFSAERGDSVSVINEPFRGNILEEAPQATPFWERPGMLDLIKQGLGVMIALIVGFFVLRPILKGLLKPAPLAMNNVALAGPMPTVSVMVDDDDIAPDRVSTSQAQLGSPALLAYEQKVGLAKRMAAENPKQVAQVVKSWVSEDGS; from the coding sequence ATGGCAGATAACGGCGTCGCCACCACGGATAGCAACGCGGCTTCGCGCATGCACTCGCTGAAATCGCTGGCGCAGACGCCCGCGGCGCGGCAGCTGTTCATGCTCGCGGGCATCGCCGGTGCCGTCGCCATCGGCATCGCCGCGGTGATGTGGTCGCGCGCGCCGAACTACGGGCTTCTTTACGGCGGCCTTGAACAGAAGGACGCCGCCGCTGTCACGCAGGCGCTGCAGGCCAGCAACACCCAGTACACCCTGAGCGCCGACGGCAGCTCGATCTTCGTGCCCGCCGCCGATGTCGCGGGTATCCGCCTGAAGCTCGCCGGCCAGGGCCTGCCGCAAGGCAGCGCCGCCAGCTCGATGCCGCAGACGGATTCGCCGTTCGGCATGAGCGATATGGCCGAGCGCACCCGCTACCAGTCGATGCTGGAGAACGACCTCTCCAATACCATCGCGGGCCTGCAGTCCGTGCGCGCCGCGCGCGTGCACCTCGCCCTGCCCAAGCCATCCGCCTTCATCCGCGACAACAAGCCGGCAAGCGCGTCGGTCGTCGTCACGCTCTACCCGGGCCGCCAGCTCGACCAGGGCCAGGTCGCCGCCATCGTCCACCTGATCGCGGCAAGCGTGCCGGGCCTGGACACGCGCCAGGTGTCGGTGATCGACCAGACCGGCAACCTGCTCACCGTGAGCGACCCGGACAGTGCCCAGGCCATCGGCGACAGCCGTCTGCGCCTGTCCAACCGCATCGAGGCTACCTACACGCAGCGCGTCGAAGACCTGCTCACGCCCCTCGTCGGCGCCGGCAAGGTACGCGCCCAGGTTTTCGCCGATCTCGATTTCTCGCAGACCGAAAAGGCCAGCGAAACCTTCAACCACGACAACCCGGCACTGCGCAGCGAGCAGACCAGCAGCGATACCCGCACCGAGCCGGCGAACAACGGCGGCGTGCCGGGTGCGCTCAGCAACCAGCCGCCCAATACCGGCGCCAACGCGACGGCCGCGAATCCCGCCGCCGGCGGCAAGCCCGGCGCACAGGCATCCGCGACGCAGACCGCCCAGCAGACGCCGACCCAGAAGACCGAGAGCGCCACGCGCAACTACGAACTCGATCGCACCGTGAGCCACGTGACCGATCCGGCCGGCAAGGTGGCGCGCCTGTCCGTGGCCGTGGTGGTCGACAACAAGCAAGTGCCCGACAAGGACGGCAAGTTCAAGAGCGTGCCTTTCACGCAGGAAGAATTGTCGCGCCTGACCGAACTCACGAAGAACGCCGTCGGCTTCAGTGCCGAGCGCGGCGACAGTGTCAGCGTCATCAACGAACCGTTCCGCGGAAATATCCTCGAGGAAGCGCCGCAGGCCACCCCGTTCTGGGAGCGCCCGGGCATGCTCGACCTCATCAAGCAGGGCCTCGGCGTGATGATCGCGCTGATCGTGGGCTTCTTCGTGCTGCGCCCGATCCTCAAGGGCCTGCTGAAGCCGGCGCCGCTGGCCATGAACAACGTCGCACTCGCCGGGCCGATGCCCACCGTCTCGGTGATGGTGGACGACGACGACATCGCACCGGACCGCGTGTCCACCTCGCAGGCCCAGCTCGGTTCCCCCGCGCTGCTGGCCTACGAACAGAAGGTAGGCCTTGCCAAGCGCATGGCCGCCGAAAACCCGAAGCAGGTGGCACAGGTCGTGAAGAGCTGGGTATCCGAAGATGGCAGCTGA
- the fliE gene encoding flagellar hook-basal body complex protein FliE, translated as MTTIDVNSLLLQMRRISAQTEMPALRGVGETAPTQKGTFGDLLKQSIDGVAQSQGKAATMAAAFERGDPGVDLAQVMIQGQKADLSFRAMNEVRNKMVDAYKEIMNMSI; from the coding sequence ATGACCACGATCGACGTCAACAGCCTCCTGCTCCAGATGCGCCGCATCAGCGCGCAGACCGAGATGCCCGCCCTGCGCGGCGTGGGGGAGACGGCTCCGACGCAGAAGGGCACGTTCGGCGACCTGCTGAAGCAATCGATCGATGGCGTGGCGCAGAGCCAGGGCAAGGCCGCGACGATGGCCGCGGCGTTCGAACGCGGCGATCCGGGCGTCGATCTCGCCCAGGTCATGATCCAGGGGCAGAAGGCCGACCTCTCGTTCCGCGCGATGAACGAAGTGCGCAACAAGATGGTCGATGCCTACAAAGAAATCATGAACATGTCGATCTGA
- a CDS encoding sigma 54-interacting transcriptional regulator encodes MKSSQFLVVESDASRAESVVSALAFLGYRPVLANRLQPAELAESWRGVYVGTVEDETELEGHLATVSRGGKSLPMLVAADSPLATSLIADDARSNNVELIDMPLRYERLSEALRALQSRMEPVHASRRFVGQSGPMQRVNGLIRQVAPFDSSVLVLGESGSGKELVARTIHDCSPRRDKPFVAINCGAIPAELLESELFGHEKGAFTGAINTRKGRFEMAEGGTLFLDEIGDMSLPMQVKLLRVLQERVFERVGGNRPQRCDVRIIAATHRDLESAIERGSFREDLFYRLSVFPLEMPPLRQRLEDLPALIAEFNQRLVQRGLSSVRFTPSAMGALCRHAWPGNVRELSNLVERMAILMPHGEVRAADLPEKYRGALPVEEVSGAALIAMMEAEPEVVESFGYAGEGDPSVLPQGGLDLKDHLAGIEIGLIRQALNSANGVVAHAAKLLRVQRTTLVEKLRKYGLSETVQAG; translated from the coding sequence GTGAAGTCTTCCCAGTTTCTCGTTGTCGAGTCCGACGCTTCCCGCGCCGAGAGCGTCGTTTCGGCGCTCGCTTTCCTGGGCTACCGCCCGGTGCTCGCCAACCGCCTCCAACCCGCCGAACTGGCCGAGAGCTGGCGCGGCGTGTACGTCGGCACCGTGGAGGACGAGACCGAACTGGAAGGGCACCTCGCCACCGTCAGCCGGGGCGGAAAGAGCCTGCCGATGCTGGTTGCCGCGGATTCCCCGCTGGCCACTTCCCTGATCGCCGACGACGCGCGCAGCAACAACGTGGAACTGATCGACATGCCGCTGCGTTACGAGCGCCTTTCCGAAGCGCTGCGCGCCCTGCAGTCGCGCATGGAACCGGTGCACGCCAGCCGCCGCTTCGTCGGCCAGTCGGGCCCGATGCAGCGCGTGAACGGGCTGATCCGCCAGGTGGCGCCGTTCGATTCCAGCGTGCTCGTGCTCGGCGAATCCGGGTCGGGCAAGGAACTGGTCGCCCGCACCATCCACGACTGCTCGCCGCGCCGCGACAAGCCGTTCGTCGCCATCAACTGCGGGGCCATTCCCGCCGAATTGCTCGAGAGCGAACTGTTCGGCCACGAGAAGGGCGCCTTCACGGGGGCCATCAATACCCGCAAGGGCCGTTTCGAGATGGCCGAGGGCGGTACCCTGTTCCTCGACGAGATCGGGGACATGAGCCTGCCGATGCAGGTGAAGCTGCTCCGCGTGCTGCAGGAGCGCGTGTTCGAGCGCGTGGGCGGCAACCGTCCGCAGCGCTGCGACGTGCGCATCATCGCCGCGACCCATCGCGACCTCGAGAGTGCGATCGAGCGGGGCAGCTTCCGTGAGGACCTGTTCTACCGCCTCAGCGTGTTCCCGCTGGAAATGCCACCGCTGCGCCAGCGGCTGGAAGACCTCCCGGCGCTCATCGCCGAGTTCAACCAGCGCCTCGTCCAGCGCGGCTTGTCCTCCGTCCGCTTCACCCCCAGCGCCATGGGTGCCCTGTGCCGCCATGCCTGGCCCGGCAATGTGCGCGAGCTGTCGAACCTGGTCGAGCGCATGGCCATCCTCATGCCGCACGGCGAAGTGCGCGCGGCGGACCTCCCCGAGAAATACCGCGGCGCGCTGCCGGTGGAAGAAGTCTCCGGTGCGGCGCTCATCGCGATGATGGAAGCCGAGCCCGAGGTGGTCGAGTCCTTCGGTTATGCGGGCGAGGGCGACCCCTCCGTCCTTCCGCAGGGCGGCCTGGACCTGAAGGACCACCTCGCCGGCATCGAGATCGGCCTTATTCGCCAGGCGCTGAACTCGGCCAACGGCGTCGTGGCCCACGCGGCCAAGCTGCTCCGCGTCCAGCGCACCACGCTGGTCGAGAAGCTGCGCAAGTACGGTCTGTCCGAGACCGTGCAGGCCGGCTGA
- a CDS encoding PilZ domain-containing protein, translating to MSDEGWKAFSERVAWDATFHATCEIASRPDATALALINDRNANVLVAVSALMERRADSAEDDSPLSQEVARLDAKLNVLMEIVNRLLLPQSSLPPRIPLRFNAAGAVLPWAGLPPVGQSVMLKIHFDTCRALPLELPGVRLAGPTDGKGFVGFEGLSEAVRDGIERLVFRQHRRQVAEARAQSRPAESES from the coding sequence ATGAGCGACGAGGGCTGGAAGGCATTTTCCGAGCGGGTGGCCTGGGACGCGACGTTCCACGCTACCTGCGAGATCGCATCGCGGCCCGATGCCACCGCACTGGCGCTCATCAACGACCGCAACGCCAACGTCCTGGTCGCCGTCTCGGCCCTGATGGAACGCCGCGCCGACAGCGCCGAGGACGATAGCCCGCTTTCGCAGGAAGTGGCCCGGCTCGACGCCAAGCTCAACGTGCTCATGGAGATCGTGAACCGGCTGCTGCTTCCGCAGTCGAGCCTGCCGCCGCGCATTCCTCTCCGCTTCAATGCCGCCGGGGCCGTGCTGCCCTGGGCCGGTCTGCCGCCGGTCGGCCAGTCCGTGATGCTGAAAATTCACTTCGACACCTGCCGGGCACTGCCGTTGGAACTGCCCGGGGTGCGCCTGGCCGGGCCTACCGACGGCAAGGGCTTCGTCGGCTTCGAGGGGCTTTCCGAGGCCGTTCGCGATGGCATCGAGCGCCTGGTTTTCCGTCAGCACCGGCGCCAGGTCGCCGAGGCGCGGGCCCAGTCACGACCCGCCGAAAGCGAATCCTGA
- a CDS encoding flagellar protein FliT — MTEVWCDLDRVLDLTEAMHAAASEARWDDLAALEAEREPVLRRGTMRPAPETLESLKSIMLLDGLIKDLVSVARDEAAVAWDASRRVRRAVAAYSSF; from the coding sequence GTGACCGAGGTCTGGTGCGACCTCGACCGCGTGCTGGACCTGACCGAGGCGATGCATGCTGCGGCCAGCGAAGCCCGCTGGGACGACCTCGCCGCGCTCGAAGCCGAACGCGAGCCGGTCCTGCGCCGCGGCACGATGCGGCCGGCGCCGGAGACGCTGGAATCGCTGAAGTCCATCATGCTGCTCGATGGACTCATCAAGGATCTCGTGTCCGTCGCCCGCGACGAAGCAGCGGTGGCGTGGGACGCCTCTCGCCGCGTGCGCCGCGCCGTGGCCGCGTATAGTTCGTTCTGA
- the fliS gene encoding flagellar export chaperone FliS yields the protein MALGYSQGAGAYQQVRTAGGVETADPHGLITMLMDGALERMRFARGCIATGNVAGKGEAISKAIEIVGGLQSSLNHEVPTPLVGQLAGLYDYMSRRLLHANLYSDSEAIDEVTRLLGQIRESWVAIPVEARQPTGAGA from the coding sequence ATGGCACTCGGATATTCCCAGGGCGCAGGCGCCTACCAGCAGGTTCGTACGGCGGGCGGCGTCGAGACGGCCGACCCCCATGGCCTCATCACCATGCTCATGGACGGTGCGCTCGAGCGCATGCGTTTCGCCCGTGGCTGCATCGCGACGGGCAATGTCGCCGGCAAGGGCGAGGCGATTTCCAAGGCCATCGAGATTGTCGGTGGACTGCAATCCTCGTTGAATCACGAGGTGCCGACACCACTGGTCGGCCAGCTCGCGGGCCTTTACGACTACATGAGCCGCCGTCTGCTCCACGCCAATCTGTACAGCGACAGCGAAGCGATCGACGAAGTGACCCGCCTGCTCGGCCAGATCCGCGAAAGCTGGGTGGCCATCCCCGTCGAGGCACGTCAGCCCACCGGAGCCGGCGCGTGA
- the fliD gene encoding flagellar filament capping protein FliD has translation MATNPVNLGSSSIDVASIVSNLVANKRKATDAKNAADTQANATQISAVGNFTSSLTSLQSAIKALTDGTAFTTTKVSVGDSSMLSAAADSTAQPNTYNIVVTQLATSQKTTSTAFTDSKAALGTGNLTISIGDKSMSVDIASGANSLENIRDIINKSKDNPGVTASIVTGTDGAHLVLTSSVTGKDNAFKVVTSGGDGGLSQLDFDPATDTPTVKAQDALFTIDKLPASSPTNVVTKAIDGVTLTLSKVSTQNPDNSFNPTTVTITNDTSAVSTALGALVTSYNAFISTYQQLTKYDATNQQVGALIGDATVNSIKSQVSTLLGSQFTGNSSGPTSLSDLGVSFQVDGSLKLDTTKLNKVLADNPRESQNLLSGDNGIAPKLDKLITGWTSTTGILTQRTNNLNQKTKDLQDQAADFDKQIQDYTDRLTKQYTALDAMMTKLAGTSSYLQQQFDALTANK, from the coding sequence ATGGCCACGAATCCCGTCAACCTCGGCAGCAGTTCCATCGACGTCGCGTCGATCGTCAGCAACCTTGTCGCCAACAAGCGCAAGGCCACCGACGCCAAGAACGCGGCCGACACGCAGGCGAACGCCACCCAGATTTCGGCGGTGGGCAATTTCACTTCTTCGCTGACCAGCCTGCAGAGCGCCATCAAGGCCCTGACCGACGGCACGGCGTTCACGACGACGAAAGTTTCGGTCGGCGATTCGTCGATGCTCTCGGCCGCCGCGGACAGCACCGCACAGCCCAACACCTACAACATCGTGGTCACCCAGCTGGCGACCTCGCAGAAGACGACCTCCACTGCCTTCACCGACAGCAAGGCCGCGCTCGGTACCGGCAACCTCACCATCTCCATCGGCGACAAGTCGATGAGCGTGGACATCGCGAGCGGCGCGAATTCGCTGGAAAACATCCGCGACATCATCAACAAGTCCAAGGACAACCCCGGCGTCACCGCCAGCATCGTCACCGGCACCGATGGCGCGCACCTGGTGCTCACCTCCTCGGTCACCGGCAAGGACAACGCCTTCAAGGTCGTCACCAGCGGTGGCGACGGCGGGCTTTCCCAGCTGGATTTCGATCCGGCCACGGATACGCCGACGGTCAAGGCTCAGGACGCCCTGTTCACGATCGACAAGCTCCCTGCCAGCAGTCCGACCAACGTCGTCACGAAGGCGATCGACGGCGTGACCCTGACTCTTTCCAAGGTCTCCACCCAAAACCCCGATAATAGCTTCAACCCCACGACCGTCACCATCACCAACGACACCAGCGCCGTCTCCACCGCGCTCGGCGCCCTGGTGACCTCGTATAACGCCTTCATCTCGACCTACCAGCAGCTGACCAAGTACGACGCCACCAACCAGCAGGTGGGCGCGCTGATCGGCGATGCCACGGTCAACTCGATCAAGAGCCAGGTCTCGACCCTGCTCGGCTCGCAATTCACCGGCAACAGCAGCGGTCCGACCTCGCTGAGCGACCTCGGCGTCTCGTTCCAGGTCGACGGCTCGCTCAAGCTGGACACCACCAAGCTCAACAAGGTGCTGGCCGACAACCCCCGGGAATCGCAGAACCTTCTCAGCGGGGACAACGGCATCGCGCCGAAGCTGGACAAGCTGATCACCGGCTGGACGTCCACCACCGGCATCCTCACCCAGCGTACGAACAACCTGAACCAGAAGACGAAGGACCTGCAAGACCAGGCCGCCGACTTCGATAAACAGATCCAGGACTACACCGATCGCCTGACCAAGCAATACACGGCGCTCGACGCAATGATGACCAAGCTGGCCGGTACCAGCAGCTATCTCCAGCAGCAGTTCGACGCGCTGACGGCGAACAAGTAA
- a CDS encoding flagellin → MALTINTNIMSLNAQRNLSTSQTKLSSAIERLSSGNRINSAKDDAAGLAISTRFTTQINGLTQAVRNANDGISLSQTTESALDEVTNNLQRIRELAVQSTNASNSSSDRAALDAEVQQRLSEVTRIATQTNFNGMKVLDGSSKNLSFQVGANVGEVITVGLDKGVKANQIGQLATDSVDLSGKLGTTTTEAVATDWTAANASAKGVVTYGSKSVDWGTYTGATQADAVSFLQAQLGSDFTVANNTTTATSIDVTDNSAGKTLAAGDLTISVGGGTSFDITGNFKSAQDVADAVNSHSSEGITAYVGTDGKLNIASAKTIAVSGAEATNLGFAATDAVNATDTLATSSVKTVDGANDTINRVDAALQSISDLRSDLGAVQNRFESTISNLQNISQNLTASRSAITDADFAQETANMSSAQILQQAGVSVLAQANQSQQIVQKLLQ, encoded by the coding sequence ATGGCTCTGACCATCAACACCAACATCATGTCGCTGAACGCTCAGCGTAACCTGAGCACCTCGCAGACGAAGCTGTCGTCGGCGATCGAGCGTCTGTCGTCGGGTAACCGCATCAACAGCGCGAAGGACGACGCCGCCGGCCTCGCCATTTCGACCCGCTTCACCACCCAGATCAATGGCCTGACCCAGGCTGTCCGCAACGCCAACGACGGTATCTCGCTGTCGCAGACCACCGAGTCGGCGCTGGACGAAGTCACCAACAACCTGCAGCGCATCCGCGAGCTGGCCGTGCAGTCGACCAACGCGTCGAACTCCTCCAGCGACCGCGCCGCGCTCGACGCCGAAGTGCAGCAGCGTCTGTCGGAAGTGACCCGTATCGCCACGCAGACCAACTTCAACGGCATGAAGGTCCTCGACGGTTCGTCGAAGAACCTCAGCTTCCAGGTCGGCGCGAACGTCGGTGAAGTCATCACCGTCGGCCTCGACAAGGGCGTCAAGGCGAACCAGATCGGCCAGCTGGCGACGGACTCGGTCGACCTGAGCGGCAAGCTCGGCACGACGACCACCGAAGCCGTGGCCACCGACTGGACGGCCGCCAATGCCTCCGCCAAGGGCGTGGTCACGTACGGCAGCAAGAGCGTCGACTGGGGCACCTACACGGGCGCCACCCAAGCGGATGCCGTCTCCTTCCTGCAGGCGCAGCTGGGCAGCGACTTCACCGTTGCCAACAACACCACGACGGCCACGTCGATCGACGTGACGGACAACTCGGCCGGCAAGACGCTTGCCGCCGGTGACCTGACCATCTCGGTGGGTGGTGGTACCTCGTTCGACATCACGGGCAACTTCAAGTCCGCCCAGGATGTTGCCGACGCCGTGAACTCGCACTCCAGCGAAGGCATCACCGCCTACGTCGGTACCGATGGCAAGCTGAACATCGCCTCGGCCAAGACCATCGCCGTGTCGGGTGCCGAAGCGACCAACCTCGGCTTCGCCGCGACCGACGCCGTGAACGCGACCGACACCCTGGCCACCTCGAGCGTCAAGACGGTCGACGGCGCCAACGACACGATCAACCGCGTCGATGCCGCCCTGCAGTCGATCTCCGACCTCCGTTCGGACCTCGGCGCCGTGCAGAACCGCTTCGAGTCCACGATCTCCAACCTGCAGAACATCTCGCAGAACCTGACGGCCTCGCGTTCGGCCATCACGGACGCGGACTTCGCCCAGGAAACGGCCAACATGTCGTCGGCCCAGATCCTGCAGCAGGCCGGCGTCTCGGTCCTCGCCCAGGCGAACCAGAGCCAGCAGATCGTCCAGAAGCTGCTCCAGTAA
- a CDS encoding flagellin codes for MAFHINTNMASFNAQRSLGLTQSRLATAYQRLGSGMRINSAKDDAAGLAIATRFTTQINGLAQGRRNANDGISLAQTSEGALDEVTNNLQRIRQLALQSLNSSNSPEDRKALNNEVVVRLAEITRIATQTSFNGMKVLDGSGARLSFQVGANIGETIEMGLDQNMRADHVGHLASGAVDLGSFFSSKTSQAVPTDWSTGNGASLAAKTYLGVDVNWAGYTGNTVQDARDFLEKELGADFKVTIEGNGTDLGVERIAGSRLDLVQGQLSFTTGSGEKVDVAGSFRSVQQIADVLNANGRAGLSAFVGADGKLHFNSKSAVTVSGTEATKLGFASNYDLNMSTSLADGSVLTNDDAYALIASTDATLETVSAVRSKLGAVQNRLESTVRNLDNIRENLTESRTRIREADVAEESSEKVMATILQQSGMSVLAQANASQQLVLKLLE; via the coding sequence ATGGCGTTTCACATCAACACCAATATGGCATCGTTCAACGCGCAGCGTTCCCTTGGGCTCACCCAGAGCAGGCTGGCAACGGCTTATCAGCGTTTGGGCTCGGGCATGCGCATCAACAGCGCGAAGGACGATGCGGCGGGGCTCGCCATCGCCACTCGCTTCACGACCCAGATCAACGGGCTGGCGCAGGGCAGGCGCAACGCGAATGATGGCATTTCGCTGGCGCAGACCAGCGAAGGGGCGCTGGATGAGGTGACGAACAATTTGCAGCGAATCCGGCAACTGGCGTTGCAATCGCTCAATAGCTCGAATTCCCCGGAGGATCGGAAGGCGCTGAACAACGAGGTGGTAGTAAGACTTGCGGAGATCACGCGCATCGCCACCCAGACCAGCTTCAACGGCATGAAGGTACTCGATGGCAGTGGAGCCCGCCTGTCCTTCCAGGTGGGAGCAAATATCGGGGAAACCATCGAGATGGGTCTGGATCAGAACATGCGAGCCGATCATGTCGGGCATCTCGCCAGTGGCGCCGTCGATCTCGGTTCCTTCTTTTCCTCCAAGACTTCCCAAGCGGTGCCGACCGACTGGTCGACCGGCAATGGTGCGAGTTTGGCCGCGAAGACATACCTGGGCGTGGATGTGAATTGGGCAGGCTATACGGGAAATACCGTGCAGGATGCACGGGACTTCCTGGAAAAGGAGCTTGGTGCCGACTTCAAAGTGACTATCGAAGGTAACGGTACGGATCTGGGGGTCGAGCGCATTGCCGGCTCGCGGCTGGATCTGGTGCAAGGGCAACTCAGTTTCACCACCGGGTCCGGTGAGAAGGTGGACGTCGCCGGCTCTTTTCGCAGCGTGCAGCAGATTGCCGATGTGCTGAATGCGAATGGTCGAGCCGGACTGTCTGCCTTCGTAGGCGCGGACGGAAAGCTGCACTTCAATTCGAAGTCGGCAGTGACAGTTTCGGGCACGGAGGCGACGAAGCTCGGCTTTGCGTCGAACTATGATTTGAACATGTCGACTTCGCTGGCCGATGGCTCGGTACTTACCAATGACGATGCCTATGCGCTCATTGCGAGTACCGATGCGACCCTCGAGACCGTGAGCGCTGTGCGCTCGAAACTCGGCGCGGTGCAGAATCGTCTCGAATCGACGGTCCGCAATCTCGACAACATCCGGGAGAACCTCACCGAATCGCGTACCCGGATCAGGGAGGCGGATGTTGCGGAGGAAAGTTCCGAGAAAGTGATGGCGACGATTCTCCAGCAGTCGGGCATGTCGGTGCTCGCGCAGGCCAATGCGTCGCAGCAGTTGGTATTGAAGCTGCTCGAATAG